CCAATCCTTGCGCAAGACTTGACACAAAGAAACCGGTGATTATGCGTAATGATTTCACCGAAATCCACACCTTCATTCATAGTGAAGGTGAACTAGAGTACGGTAGTGAACTTTGCTCAAATGTGTGGATGCACCCATCTTGTTCTTCgttggggggggggtttgtgAGATGCCGGCCACGAAAATTCAATTATGATTTTATCGTAGCACATGACGGTATATTTTGGTTTGCCGGATATGTAAACCCTTTCAACCTGGTAAAGTTTAACCTGCcgtcttattttgaattttgtccaCACTACTCGTATATTAACGTTGCCCATACTTGAGGACGGTTCTATTAACGTTACCCATACTTGAAGGACGGTTCTCTAATTCTTGTGTAAATTTCATTACTGTttattaattagtgtttttaCAATAGCAGTGTTACCCTGAGACAAGAAGTCTGAATTTATATCAAGTGGATTTCACCATCCTTTTTCTTTGTTGCAGGTGGTATGAAGTCGGTGGGTCGGGGCGAGGGTGGATCCCTACAGCCCCGCCTGACCCGGGAATTGGCAATGTCCCCGGATTACACCCGCCCCAAACGGTTAGACCTCCTCCTCGACATGCCGCCCGTCCCGCGAGAGGCCTCACTCAAGCACGCATGGAATGCAGAAGACAGATCACTCAATATTTTTGTCAAGGTGAGGAAGACGACGATGGATCCGGCACTGCAACAGGGCTATCCATTTAACGCAATCTCTGGAAGCattattttatcagtttgtttaattatttaagtTTCAGCATAGTCAACTTTTGTCTTATTATTTTAAGTGCAACAATTTGGTATGGGTACTTCATGCTATTAAAGCTAAGTGGGATATCAGTGTACAATCGACTAAAGAGTATTAGTATTGTGTTGGCAAGACCGAACTTGGGAATGATAAATTTTACATAAGGAGGGGAAGTTGCCTAGGATTTCAGGTTTGATCCGGTCTGTCTactatgcttcttcttcttcctgtatttcagctgttaattttttttttctaaaaacgtaTTTCTCTCAAATAGTTAGATTAGCAACCAAAGCGCTAGAGTGGAAACTAAATGAAGTAATTTATTGTCTTGTGAATACTCTGGATTGTATTTCATAGATGTGTCCTTAAAATCCACTTACTGAGGAAGAATCAACAAAACTCAATACAAAGTTAGCTCTGGTATTTAGGATTTTAATGCCATTTGCACAGCCCAAGTTGAGCATCTCGATTAACGACTGTTGATACTGGCTGGGGGATCCTCACTGGTGCCAATTTTCTTTCACTCTGCTGTAAACATCTGAAATATGTGTATTATCATCTTGGCTCTCATAAGTAGTTGAGAATTGGGGTTTCTGTGAagtgtttgtgtatacagtatattgaatttATGGATATTGATGCAGGGTTTTAATTGCCAAAGAAGAAAGGGATAAATATATTAGCATTATGAAGGCCTGCATTAGGAAGAAAGTAATGATATCTCAGTTCTCATGAATTTGCCtaatattttgcttaaaaatGATTTGGCTAATTACTTAGGCACTGTATCAGTATTTAGTCAGATACTTGAAAgtgattttctttctgtttccacCTGGGAGGCCACAATTTCCAAAGTGAAGTTGTGGCTCATTAATTGAactctgaaatataattttgattactCTTTTGTCCTATTCTTTGAGACAATCAGTAATTTGCACTGGCATATTCTATTATGAATACATAATTCGTGTAATCAATTTTTCTATTGTTactaaaggaaattttattatattgatgGCATTCACCCAAATAATTTTATGAGAATATATGATATAGCCAGCTATTTCATGAAGTTAAGTTTGGAAGTTTCCATTCAGTTTAAAAACGTATGTCTTATTATTTAACTAAAATTTGATTCTTATATGGTCAGTAGTATGCTGCATttaacaattttataatattcttatcATTGTCGTCAAATGTATTGTTTGCAAATATACATTGTTGTACAATATTGCAGGAGGATGACAAAATGACGTTCCATCGACACCCTGTTGCCCAGAGCACAGATTGTATAAGAGGAAAAGTTGGTTATACAAGAGGTCTACACTTATGGGAAATACACTGGTCTACTCGGCAACGAGGTACACATGCTGTTGTAGGAGTTGCTACTGATGAAGCACCTTTACATTCTCAAGGATACCAGGTAAGTGTTATGTATATCTCCACATAGTTATTTGAGCAATGTTTTCCTTGCCTTCCCCCAGTAGGCACAACACATTTAAGGAAAGCGTGCAGTAATATGTCATGTTGGACCAACAATACTTTGTAAATGGTTTTCATTTGGCTTTGGGGGCATGCatatttgtgattttctttttcttcaggaaaaactTACTCTTGCCTCTTATGTTTTTCCTTTAGGGAAAAGGAGTGTATGTTTGCTGTTtctagaatatattttaaaaattgtggtttattattttatttggatACTTTTTAGAACAAAACCTGTTCATTGAATAATGCCGCTCAAAATATTGTTACTGAAGTAATATCGAGTTGGAGAGtaaaaacagccaaaaacatattttcatgaagATAGATTTCAGAAGGGGAGAAAAGTAAATTAGAGCAGTATCAAAATTGGTATATATTTGAGAGGGTCAACTAAATCAaatctttttcttcaaaaattagaTGTATTTTTATGCCTTCAAAGCTATTTTTCTAAGAATAAGTGGCATTTCATTATAAAGACAAGTTTCAATGAATATAAATGGAGCTATATTAAATTCCAGGAAATGTTAGCTAATAATATGGTCATTgagatatatttttcagtatactgtatagtgagaacttttgatttaatatatttttctcttccagaGTTTGGTAGGCAGCAATGATCAGTCATGGGGCTGGGACCTAGGCCGTAATAAGTTGTATCACAATGCCAAGCAAGGCAACTCGGGCATTACTTATCCTTCATTATTAAACAACGATGAGACATTTGTTGTTCCAGATAAATTTTATGGTAAGTAGACAGTTTTTACCCTTAATGTGATTGTTTTTAGCAAAGCTGGTAAGTTGACAATTTTTATCCTTAATGTGATTGCTTTTAGCAAAACACTTTGTCCTATTATGTGAATTTTTGCACTTTTCTCCACTTTGTTATATAACCCAACTTAAAATAACACCCTATATCTTATTTTCAGTTGTCTTAGATATGGACGAGGGAACGTTGGCATTTGTTGTAGAGGGTCAGTATTTGGGAGTAGCGTTTCGTGGTCTGAAAGGCAAGAAGCTTTTTCCTATAGTTTCAGCTGTATGGGGCCACTGTGAAATAACCATCAGATACATAGGTGGACTAGATCGTAAGTATTGCAAtatagtttttacatttttcagaatGGATTGTGCTTAATgtcatgggaataaaaaaaaaaaatgggaatttctATGCACTTTTCCTTGATGCTTCAGAAT
This Macrobrachium rosenbergii isolate ZJJX-2024 chromosome 42, ASM4041242v1, whole genome shotgun sequence DNA region includes the following protein-coding sequences:
- the gus gene encoding protein gustavus isoform X8, giving the protein MLNPAFFTGSTLRYGGKRCGSGGGGGPAAAAAAGGGGVATVGVRRSPRYATQQSSTSLAAAGRPRRHHARPLHAHHHNTKHKGGKLSTNNASSNKVDNIPVSGLDTNQQHDNASNNVATNNVTGRHNQDNTPPPPYSTRSSAAAAAAAAHHHNHHHHTNQRHTSRGPRRNRMSMGQKVTGGMKSVGRGEGGSLQPRLTRELAMSPDYTRPKRLDLLLDMPPVPREASLKHAWNAEDRSLNIFVKEDDKMTFHRHPVAQSTDCIRGKVGYTRGLHLWEIHWSTRQRGTHAVVGVATDEAPLHSQGYQSLVGSNDQSWGWDLGRNKLYHNAKQGNSGITYPSLLNNDETFVVPDKFYVVLDMDEGTLAFVVEGQYLGVAFRGLKGKKLFPIVSAVWGHCEITIRYIGGLDPEPLPLMDLCRRVIRQAVGKQRLTRLGELNLPQSVTQYLLYHDRR
- the gus gene encoding protein gustavus isoform X10 codes for the protein MPQLGYGGKRCGSGGGGGPAAAAAAGGGGVATVGVRRSPRYATQQSSTSLAAAGRPRRHHARPLHAHHHNTKHKGGKLSTNNASSNKVDNIPVSGLDTNQQHDNASNNVATNNVTGRHNQDNTPPPPYSTRSSAAAAAAAAHHHNHHHHTNQRHTSRGPRRNRMSMGQKVTGGMKSVGRGEGGSLQPRLTRELAMSPDYTRPKRLDLLLDMPPVPREASLKHAWNAEDRSLNIFVKEDDKMTFHRHPVAQSTDCIRGKVGYTRGLHLWEIHWSTRQRGTHAVVGVATDEAPLHSQGYQSLVGSNDQSWGWDLGRNKLYHNAKQGNSGITYPSLLNNDETFVVPDKFYVVLDMDEGTLAFVVEGQYLGVAFRGLKGKKLFPIVSAVWGHCEITIRYIGGLDPEPLPLMDLCRRVIRQAVGKQRLTRLGELNLPQSVTQYLLYHDRR
- the gus gene encoding protein gustavus isoform X6 encodes the protein MPQLGLEDVELGAGGYGGKRCGSGGGGGPAAAAAAGGGGVATVGVRRSPRYATQQSSTSLAAAGRPRRHHARPLHAHHHNTKHKGGKLSTNNASSNKVDNIPVSGLDTNQQHDNASNNVATNNVTGRHNQDNTPPPPYSTRSSAAAAAAAAHHHNHHHHTNQRHTSRGPRRNRMSMGQKVTGGMKSVGRGEGGSLQPRLTRELAMSPDYTRPKRLDLLLDMPPVPREASLKHAWNAEDRSLNIFVKEDDKMTFHRHPVAQSTDCIRGKVGYTRGLHLWEIHWSTRQRGTHAVVGVATDEAPLHSQGYQSLVGSNDQSWGWDLGRNKLYHNAKQGNSGITYPSLLNNDETFVVPDKFYVVLDMDEGTLAFVVEGQYLGVAFRGLKGKKLFPIVSAVWGHCEITIRYIGGLDPEPLPLMDLCRRVIRQAVGKQRLTRLGELNLPQSVTQYLLYHDRR
- the gus gene encoding protein gustavus isoform X9, which encodes MKVTRESSSRYGGKRCGSGGGGGPAAAAAAGGGGVATVGVRRSPRYATQQSSTSLAAAGRPRRHHARPLHAHHHNTKHKGGKLSTNNASSNKVDNIPVSGLDTNQQHDNASNNVATNNVTGRHNQDNTPPPPYSTRSSAAAAAAAAHHHNHHHHTNQRHTSRGPRRNRMSMGQKVTGGMKSVGRGEGGSLQPRLTRELAMSPDYTRPKRLDLLLDMPPVPREASLKHAWNAEDRSLNIFVKEDDKMTFHRHPVAQSTDCIRGKVGYTRGLHLWEIHWSTRQRGTHAVVGVATDEAPLHSQGYQSLVGSNDQSWGWDLGRNKLYHNAKQGNSGITYPSLLNNDETFVVPDKFYVVLDMDEGTLAFVVEGQYLGVAFRGLKGKKLFPIVSAVWGHCEITIRYIGGLDPEPLPLMDLCRRVIRQAVGKQRLTRLGELNLPQSVTQYLLYHDRR